Proteins co-encoded in one Acidobacteriota bacterium genomic window:
- a CDS encoding bifunctional 4-hydroxy-2-oxoglutarate aldolase/2-dehydro-3-deoxy-phosphogluconate aldolase has product MTRDEALRIILETKVIAVIRMAEADKLRKVVEAVSRGGVRAIEITMTTPGALDAIRALAAGKPDGSLIGAGTVLDAATAAEVIRAGAEFVVSPVLDGGMVRTCRDADRFVAPGAFSPTEILSAWRLGADVVKVFPATSLGPKFFKDVKGPLPQVRIMPTGGVSMANAADFLAAGACCVGIGTALLDKELIRRGDWDALTSRSRELVESLARPAGPR; this is encoded by the coding sequence ATGACGCGAGACGAAGCCCTTAGGATCATCCTGGAAACCAAGGTCATCGCCGTCATCAGGATGGCGGAAGCGGACAAGCTCCGCAAGGTCGTGGAAGCCGTCAGCCGGGGCGGCGTCCGGGCCATCGAGATCACCATGACCACGCCCGGCGCCCTGGACGCCATCCGGGCGCTGGCCGCCGGGAAGCCGGACGGCTCGCTCATCGGCGCCGGCACGGTCCTCGACGCCGCGACGGCGGCGGAGGTCATCCGGGCGGGGGCGGAATTCGTGGTCTCTCCGGTGCTGGACGGCGGCATGGTCCGGACCTGCCGCGACGCCGACCGGTTCGTCGCGCCCGGCGCGTTCTCGCCGACGGAGATCCTGTCGGCCTGGCGGCTCGGGGCGGACGTGGTCAAGGTCTTCCCGGCGACGTCCCTGGGGCCGAAATTCTTCAAGGACGTCAAGGGCCCCCTGCCCCAGGTCCGGATCATGCCCACGGGCGGCGTCTCGATGGCCAACGCCGCGGATTTCCTCGCGGCCGGGGCCTGCTGCGTCGGCATCGGGACGGCCCTGCTCGACAAGGAGCTGATCCGGCGCGGGGATTGGGACGCGCTGACCTCGAGATCGCGGGAACTTGTCGAGTCGTTGGCCCGGCCGGCCGGGCCCCGGTAA
- a CDS encoding C69 family dipeptidase: MRRPRSMAALLAATAALLAVLLSVPREGARPGGPAAPQPPADGCTVVMVGRDASLDGSTMTTHAADCLRCDFTWRHVPAADHRPGEKRRIYRVSQHAPWPPTEEQYAGLEIPEAPHTFAYHQGIFGYLNEHQLAIAESTIGARPKMLNGTPAPAFTTIMLTVLAMERCRTAREAIALMGSLAEKYGYGFYDSGEMLAVADPREVWVFEIMPVGPLWTPGSGQPGAVWCAQRVPDDHVSLCANESRIGEIDLKDPDRFMASPNVVSYAVEHACYDPSSGRPFSWKRAYSPVEESAASSGGGASRLWRFLDLVAPSLKIDPARPNMDLPFSVKPDRKLSARDVMDITRDRSQGSVFDPVKGIQGGPFRNPNYLPYGFEADGQAYGTTRTISVNRSEYTTLTQCRSWLPDPIGGLVWVALGALDTSCYIPFYAGVTDLPDSFGIGDHWRFDRRSARWAFDYVDFHVQVAYSYAIEDVRECQRKWETAALEARPEIDRAAQELYRKDPQQAKDFLTGYCLDNAGQVIEAWWDLGDRLLVKYDHLHVYDPAAKKAESLKYPEGWLKAVTSVDKPEALKRKGR, encoded by the coding sequence ATGAGAAGACCCCGCTCGATGGCGGCCCTCCTGGCGGCGACGGCCGCGCTCCTGGCCGTCTTGCTCTCCGTCCCGAGGGAAGGGGCGCGGCCGGGCGGACCGGCGGCGCCGCAGCCGCCGGCCGACGGCTGCACCGTCGTGATGGTCGGCAGGGACGCCTCGCTCGACGGTTCGACGATGACCACCCATGCCGCCGACTGTCTCCGCTGCGATTTCACCTGGCGGCATGTGCCGGCGGCGGATCACCGGCCCGGCGAGAAGCGCCGGATCTACCGCGTCTCGCAGCACGCCCCGTGGCCGCCGACCGAGGAGCAGTACGCCGGCCTGGAGATCCCCGAGGCGCCCCACACCTTCGCCTATCACCAGGGGATCTTCGGGTATCTGAACGAACACCAGCTGGCCATCGCCGAATCGACGATCGGCGCCCGTCCCAAGATGCTGAACGGGACGCCGGCTCCCGCCTTCACGACGATCATGCTGACCGTGCTGGCCATGGAGCGCTGCCGGACGGCCCGGGAGGCCATCGCGCTCATGGGATCGCTGGCCGAGAAATACGGCTACGGTTTCTACGACAGCGGGGAGATGCTGGCCGTGGCGGATCCCCGCGAGGTCTGGGTTTTCGAGATCATGCCGGTCGGGCCGCTCTGGACCCCCGGCAGCGGCCAGCCGGGCGCCGTCTGGTGCGCCCAGAGGGTCCCGGACGACCACGTCAGCCTGTGCGCGAACGAGTCGAGGATCGGCGAGATCGACCTGAAGGACCCGGACCGTTTCATGGCCTCCCCGAACGTCGTTTCGTACGCCGTCGAGCATGCCTGCTATGACCCGTCGAGCGGGCGCCCTTTCAGCTGGAAGAGGGCCTACAGCCCGGTCGAGGAGAGCGCCGCCTCTTCGGGGGGCGGGGCGAGCCGCCTGTGGCGCTTCCTCGATCTCGTGGCCCCGTCCCTGAAGATCGACCCGGCCAGGCCAAATATGGACCTGCCCTTCTCGGTCAAGCCGGACCGGAAGCTCTCGGCGCGGGACGTCATGGACATCACTCGGGACAGGTCCCAGGGCTCCGTCTTCGACCCGGTGAAGGGCATCCAGGGGGGACCGTTCAGGAACCCCAACTACCTGCCTTACGGGTTCGAGGCGGACGGCCAGGCCTACGGCACGACCCGGACGATCAGCGTGAACCGTTCGGAGTACACGACCCTGACGCAGTGCCGGAGCTGGCTGCCCGATCCGATCGGCGGGCTGGTCTGGGTGGCCCTCGGCGCCCTCGACACGTCCTGCTATATCCCGTTCTACGCCGGGGTCACGGACCTGCCGGACTCGTTCGGGATCGGGGACCACTGGCGGTTCGACCGGAGATCCGCGAGATGGGCGTTCGACTACGTCGATTTCCATGTCCAGGTCGCCTATTCCTACGCGATCGAGGACGTCAGGGAATGCCAGCGGAAGTGGGAGACGGCCGCCCTGGAGGCGAGGCCGGAGATCGACCGGGCCGCCCAGGAGCTGTACCGGAAGGATCCCCAGCAGGCGAAGGATTTCCTGACCGGCTATTGCCTCGACAACGCCGGCCAGGTCATCGAGGCCTGGTGGGATCTCGGCGACCGGCTGCTGGTCAAATACGATCACCTGCACGTCTACGACCCGGCCGCGAAGAAGGCCGAATCGCTGAAATATCCCGAGGGCTGGCTCAAAGCCGTGACCTCGGTCGACAAGCCGGAAGCGTTGAAAAGGAAAGGCCGCTAG
- a CDS encoding heparinase II/III family protein gives MIFSPARRRNAFPPAIRHCLAGALAIGLLGALCPQPAPPCQAAAAGAAVKHPVFPLRTPLRIPYYGLDVASAEDGMRQAAKVMSIPDETLDSWNAPLACFSNVGCPNCSQGIQFSSRNLEWTPDKPDQIRCKYCGEVYPSKRYPLTSVTEIVSPAGTRQAYRYYPGPDGRPYYMEACMQNLRREWLLKNAYLLATVYNETRKPEYARKAAVIIRRFAEIYPEMPVHGTSGPKEFSCFFDCPIVPAPAGGVMPVPVQSGEAALGAKTAYPYHAVRMNTGHWFYNEFPSDLVRAYDQIADTLDGRTRALIDDYFRQIMNYVRTYPRYLGNMDGAVIEAGFLCGRIIGEPEFVHGGVIQTKMGLEVQFYADGAWKEGTPGYGLGVYEAIVSNLDLIQGYSDPDGFAGAEDGVHYRDLDSRRIVPKLSLLESALKSLVTPDGTLASVYDSAGRASRIQFGPRPAASKPELLWACGHGMLGRGEAGNQIQARLQFMGQVGHYHHDRLSLELFARDREMLPDIGYSHTWLRPYTGSTFAHNLVMIDESSQAQDRSSMGGEILAYAAGHPDIQFMSVRADKAYPNASLYQRSVALVGVSPDQGYLVDVFEVAGGSRHDWLLHGDADLDGSLASGLKMSPREGSLLPPGREFVRWETEAGAGSLDDAVKNSLGLVRNVRTARTDADWQATFRVAPDDGSALRVTMLGNRGTEVVFGEVPSVRRARRLENGRYGEVQGLVLDFWMPVIVARRTLETGGQGAAGRLESTFTAVYEPYSGQPFIDRVGREGKAVVVKSGRYEDIHLWGRGDRKYRMEGRYGFIRLENGKVKTACLVDGTLLAYRDRVIKLPPAPEGTVLEADGTTLVVSGRLSADDGGRIHLIFPTGETYSVPIERVEPGAGRSTVILREDPSFALNAGGQGGKFLAFPNKTFGQPVRYRIPRTAFWESGR, from the coding sequence ATGATCTTTTCCCCGGCCCGAAGACGAAACGCTTTTCCGCCGGCCATCCGGCATTGTCTCGCCGGCGCCCTGGCCATCGGCCTGCTCGGCGCTCTCTGCCCGCAGCCGGCGCCGCCCTGCCAAGCGGCCGCGGCCGGCGCCGCCGTGAAGCATCCCGTGTTCCCGCTCCGGACGCCGCTGCGGATCCCATACTACGGGCTCGATGTCGCCTCGGCCGAGGACGGCATGCGGCAGGCCGCGAAGGTCATGAGCATCCCGGACGAGACGCTCGATTCCTGGAACGCTCCCCTGGCCTGCTTCAGCAACGTGGGCTGCCCGAACTGTTCGCAGGGGATCCAGTTCTCGAGCCGGAACCTGGAATGGACGCCGGACAAGCCCGACCAGATCCGGTGCAAGTACTGCGGCGAGGTCTATCCCAGCAAAAGATACCCGCTGACCTCGGTGACGGAGATCGTCTCCCCGGCCGGCACGCGCCAGGCCTACCGCTATTACCCCGGCCCGGACGGCAGGCCGTACTACATGGAGGCCTGCATGCAGAACCTCCGGCGGGAGTGGCTGCTCAAGAACGCCTATCTCCTGGCGACGGTCTACAACGAGACCCGGAAGCCCGAATACGCGCGCAAGGCCGCGGTCATCATCAGGCGCTTCGCCGAGATCTACCCGGAGATGCCCGTCCACGGGACGTCGGGACCGAAAGAGTTCAGCTGTTTCTTCGATTGCCCCATCGTTCCCGCGCCCGCCGGCGGGGTCATGCCCGTTCCGGTCCAGTCGGGGGAAGCCGCCCTCGGCGCCAAGACCGCGTATCCGTATCACGCCGTCCGCATGAACACGGGGCATTGGTTCTACAACGAGTTCCCTTCCGATCTCGTCAGGGCCTACGACCAGATCGCCGACACCCTCGACGGCCGGACCCGCGCCCTGATCGACGATTATTTCCGCCAGATCATGAACTACGTCCGGACCTATCCCCGTTACCTGGGGAACATGGACGGCGCGGTCATCGAGGCCGGGTTCCTCTGCGGCCGGATCATCGGGGAGCCGGAATTCGTCCACGGCGGGGTCATCCAGACGAAGATGGGCCTGGAAGTCCAGTTCTACGCCGACGGGGCCTGGAAAGAGGGAACGCCCGGCTATGGGCTGGGGGTCTATGAGGCCATCGTCTCCAACCTGGACCTGATCCAAGGGTACAGCGACCCGGACGGCTTCGCCGGGGCCGAGGACGGCGTCCATTACCGGGACCTCGACTCCCGCCGGATCGTCCCGAAGCTCTCGCTCCTCGAATCGGCCCTCAAGAGCCTGGTCACGCCCGACGGGACCCTGGCTTCCGTTTACGACAGCGCCGGGAGGGCCTCCAGGATCCAGTTCGGGCCGCGCCCCGCGGCCTCGAAGCCGGAACTCCTGTGGGCCTGCGGGCACGGCATGCTGGGCCGGGGAGAGGCCGGGAACCAGATCCAGGCCCGGCTCCAGTTCATGGGGCAGGTCGGGCATTATCATCATGACCGCCTGAGCCTCGAGCTGTTCGCCAGGGACCGGGAGATGCTCCCGGATATCGGCTACAGCCACACCTGGCTGCGGCCCTACACCGGGTCGACGTTCGCCCACAACCTGGTTATGATCGACGAGTCGAGCCAGGCCCAGGACCGGTCCTCGATGGGCGGTGAGATCCTCGCTTACGCCGCCGGGCATCCGGACATCCAGTTCATGTCCGTCAGGGCCGACAAGGCCTATCCCAACGCTTCGTTGTACCAGCGCTCGGTCGCCCTGGTCGGGGTCTCTCCGGACCAGGGGTACCTGGTCGACGTCTTCGAGGTCGCCGGCGGATCCCGGCACGATTGGCTGCTGCACGGCGACGCCGATCTCGACGGCAGCCTGGCTTCCGGGCTCAAGATGAGCCCTCGCGAAGGCTCCCTGCTGCCGCCCGGGCGCGAGTTCGTGAGGTGGGAGACGGAGGCCGGGGCCGGCAGCCTCGACGACGCGGTGAAGAATTCCCTCGGCCTGGTCCGGAATGTCCGGACGGCCAGGACCGACGCGGACTGGCAGGCGACGTTCCGGGTCGCGCCCGACGACGGGTCGGCCCTTCGGGTCACCATGCTGGGGAACCGGGGAACGGAGGTCGTCTTCGGCGAGGTCCCGTCGGTCCGGCGGGCCCGGCGCCTGGAGAACGGGAGATACGGCGAAGTCCAGGGCCTGGTCCTGGATTTCTGGATGCCGGTCATCGTAGCCCGCCGGACGCTCGAAACGGGCGGGCAGGGGGCAGCGGGGCGGCTCGAGAGCACCTTCACCGCCGTTTACGAGCCGTATTCGGGCCAGCCTTTCATCGACCGGGTCGGCCGCGAAGGCAAGGCCGTCGTCGTCAAGTCCGGCCGATACGAGGACATCCATCTCTGGGGCCGCGGAGACCGGAAGTACCGGATGGAAGGCCGCTACGGCTTCATCCGGCTCGAGAACGGGAAGGTCAAGACCGCCTGTCTGGTCGACGGCACGCTCCTGGCGTACCGGGATCGCGTCATCAAGCTGCCGCCGGCTCCCGAGGGCACGGTGCTCGAGGCCGATGGTACGACACTCGTCGTTTCCGGCCGGCTCTCCGCGGACGACGGAGGCCGGATCCATCTGATCTTCCCGACGGGCGAGACCTATTCGGTGCCGATCGAAAGGGTCGAGCCGGGTGCCGGCCGGTCGACCGTCATTTTGAGGGAAGATCCGTCCTTTGCGCTCAATGCCGGCGGCCAGGGAGGGAAATTCCTGGCTTTCCCGAACAAGACCTTCGGGCAGCCGGTTCGCTATAGGATCCCCCGGACGGCATTCTGGGAGTCGGGCCGGTAA
- a CDS encoding right-handed parallel beta-helix repeat-containing protein, producing MKKLTLGLALLAGAVVSHGAAGQVAAAIVDARTSAAVQQAVDKVAAAGGGTVFLPAGEYILKSAVRLKSNVTLRGEGRATVLKRVPFVQVALAGDAVKGAREVQVKGTAGFEEGMEVLCWDAANFDAVTMDRSWAIVKKVEKDRIVLDRDLPHAYLVGKGAILTNAFYGIHGLEISGARIVDLTIDGGFKDSERDFVFTEPGGYAGGGAYKTGHQQMGIQFTDCTDCQVVNCRVFHCGGNGISASGGENIRFIGCDSFANGWHGYHLGLSKQGATRCVMQDCRAHHNAMVGVYVCWNVFEGVFIGNHVTDNSGDGFLIGPYDERNVFSGNIISRNGGCGIIAVRRAFAGRSNTFVDNIISDNGVPGRTPAIWMQSPEDGIYEYYSFSRNLIVETRKVEASDAAAILIGEKTDHISVSDNIVQGPWRSAVENRSAGRSNKIAE from the coding sequence ATGAAGAAGCTGACCTTGGGGCTGGCCCTGCTGGCCGGCGCCGTAGTTTCGCATGGAGCGGCCGGCCAGGTTGCGGCCGCGATCGTGGACGCCAGGACGAGCGCGGCCGTTCAACAGGCCGTCGACAAGGTCGCGGCGGCGGGCGGCGGAACGGTCTTCCTGCCCGCCGGCGAATACATCCTGAAGTCCGCCGTCAGATTGAAAAGCAACGTCACCCTGCGGGGAGAAGGCCGGGCCACGGTCCTTAAGAGGGTCCCCTTTGTCCAGGTCGCCCTGGCCGGGGATGCCGTGAAGGGAGCCCGTGAGGTCCAGGTCAAGGGGACGGCGGGATTCGAGGAAGGGATGGAGGTCCTGTGCTGGGATGCCGCGAACTTCGATGCCGTCACGATGGACCGTTCCTGGGCGATCGTCAAGAAGGTCGAAAAGGACCGGATCGTCCTGGACCGGGACCTGCCCCACGCCTATCTCGTCGGGAAGGGCGCCATCCTGACCAACGCCTTCTACGGCATTCACGGCCTGGAGATCTCCGGGGCCAGGATCGTCGACCTGACGATCGACGGCGGCTTCAAGGACTCGGAACGCGACTTCGTCTTCACCGAGCCGGGGGGCTACGCGGGCGGAGGGGCCTACAAGACCGGGCATCAGCAGATGGGCATCCAGTTCACGGACTGCACGGATTGCCAGGTCGTCAACTGCCGGGTCTTCCACTGCGGCGGGAACGGCATCAGCGCCTCGGGCGGCGAGAACATCCGCTTCATCGGCTGCGACAGCTTCGCCAACGGCTGGCACGGCTACCATCTCGGGCTCTCCAAACAGGGGGCGACCCGCTGCGTCATGCAGGATTGCCGGGCGCATCACAACGCCATGGTCGGCGTCTATGTCTGCTGGAACGTGTTCGAAGGCGTTTTCATCGGGAACCATGTGACCGACAACAGCGGCGACGGCTTCCTGATCGGGCCCTACGACGAGCGCAACGTCTTCTCCGGCAACATCATCAGCCGGAACGGCGGCTGCGGCATCATCGCCGTACGGCGCGCGTTCGCGGGCAGGTCCAACACGTTCGTCGACAACATCATCTCCGACAACGGGGTCCCGGGCCGGACCCCGGCGATCTGGATGCAGAGCCCCGAGGACGGGATCTACGAGTATTACAGCTTCTCGAGGAACCTGATCGTCGAAACGAGGAAGGTCGAGGCCTCGGACGCCGCCGCCATCCTCATCGGCGAGAAGACGGATCACATCAGCGTTTCCGACAACATCGTGCAGGGACCGTGGAGATCGGCCGTCGAGAACCGCTCGGCGGGAAGGTCCAACAAGATCGCGGAGTAG
- a CDS encoding NAD-dependent deacylase translates to MSEKIRRAARILRQAKHAIAFTGAGISVESGVPAFRGSQGLWTRYDPKVLEIDYFLKNGEECWPYIKEIFYDHFGRAEPNAAHRALARMEQAGLLKCVVTQNIDNLHQRAGSRAVYEFHGNSSRLLCLECGAAVAADKVDWDRLPPRCPKDRSILKPDFIFFGEAIPPQAAQAAFENAGRSDVCVVVGSTGEVTPAAFVPVRAKEKGAFIIEVNPEESRFTREITDIYLPGKAGEVLGAIEREIFGD, encoded by the coding sequence ATGAGCGAGAAGATCAGGAGAGCGGCGAGGATCCTGCGGCAGGCGAAGCACGCCATCGCCTTCACCGGCGCCGGGATCAGCGTCGAGAGCGGCGTCCCCGCCTTCCGGGGCTCCCAGGGCCTGTGGACGCGGTACGATCCGAAGGTCCTGGAGATCGACTACTTCCTCAAGAACGGCGAAGAGTGCTGGCCTTATATCAAGGAGATCTTCTACGACCATTTCGGCCGGGCCGAGCCGAACGCCGCCCACCGGGCCCTGGCCCGGATGGAGCAGGCCGGCCTGCTGAAGTGCGTCGTCACGCAGAACATCGACAACCTTCATCAGCGGGCCGGGAGCCGCGCCGTCTACGAGTTCCACGGCAATTCGAGCCGCCTGCTCTGCCTCGAGTGCGGGGCCGCGGTCGCCGCGGACAAGGTCGATTGGGACCGCCTTCCGCCCCGCTGCCCGAAGGACCGGAGCATCCTGAAGCCGGACTTCATCTTCTTCGGCGAGGCCATCCCGCCCCAGGCCGCGCAGGCGGCGTTCGAGAACGCCGGCCGGTCGGACGTCTGCGTCGTGGTCGGTTCGACGGGCGAAGTGACCCCGGCGGCCTTCGTTCCGGTCAGGGCCAAGGAAAAAGGCGCCTTCATCATCGAGGTCAATCCGGAGGAATCGAGATTCACCCGGGAGATCACCGATATATACCTCCCGGGCAAGGCCGGCGAGGTCCTCGGGGCGATCGAGCGGGAGATCTTCGGCGATTAG
- a CDS encoding NAD(P)/FAD-dependent oxidoreductase, which translates to MPKTIAVIGAGLGGLTAANLLADRGHKVTVFEACGRPGGYTAGFRRQGYYFESGTLSFESSGVFGKLMADLGLAGRLPLVRMRMRVVSPRFDFMMDSLPALKEALRAAFPEDRAGIDGYLGRVEPIITAMRPLALLPIPTQFSGFGQLKALLPYAVAGPRFALSKRRVKGMTVDELAAGYFKPGTPVFRFFTGLGYPKMEVSTQAGMFLVLAEDYWHVKDGMQRWADLLADRFRERGGDLRLGSPVERILTKGGAAAGVVSGGEPFAADAVVSGCDYKKTFLNLLDDPSIVPEAGLRKIREAAVSEGIFTVYLGLRMSGAELMSKMKSHSAAFMPLDRDVDPEDAKAADHFDKDGFSLYSPSLVNPELAPEGRSSLMIQSACPGHWQDDWRRDDPEAYRALKARVRDRLVARAETIVPGLGAAVEFADAATPLTYECYTGNTDGATSGWSWNPKKPFYKGGAFAATVTTPVRNLWIGSSWAGQIGGVPNAINAAYLAARKIGR; encoded by the coding sequence ATGCCGAAAACGATCGCCGTCATTGGGGCCGGGCTGGGCGGGCTCACCGCCGCCAATCTCCTGGCTGACCGCGGCCACAAGGTCACGGTCTTCGAGGCCTGCGGCCGTCCCGGCGGGTACACGGCCGGCTTCCGGCGCCAGGGCTACTATTTCGAGAGCGGGACGCTGTCGTTCGAGAGCAGCGGGGTCTTCGGGAAGCTGATGGCCGACCTCGGCCTGGCCGGCCGCCTGCCCCTCGTCCGGATGAGGATGCGCGTCGTCTCGCCCCGGTTCGACTTCATGATGGATTCGCTGCCCGCCCTGAAGGAAGCGCTCCGGGCCGCGTTCCCCGAAGACCGGGCCGGGATCGACGGCTACCTGGGCCGGGTCGAGCCGATCATCACGGCCATGCGGCCGCTGGCGCTGCTGCCGATACCGACGCAGTTCTCGGGCTTCGGGCAGCTCAAGGCGCTTCTGCCCTATGCCGTCGCCGGTCCGCGGTTCGCCCTCAGCAAGCGCCGGGTCAAGGGGATGACCGTCGACGAGCTGGCCGCCGGGTACTTCAAGCCCGGGACGCCCGTCTTCCGGTTCTTCACCGGGCTCGGGTACCCGAAGATGGAGGTCTCGACCCAGGCCGGCATGTTCCTCGTCCTGGCCGAGGATTACTGGCACGTCAAGGACGGCATGCAGCGCTGGGCCGACCTGCTGGCGGACCGGTTCCGGGAACGGGGCGGCGACCTGAGGCTGGGCTCGCCGGTCGAGCGCATCCTGACCAAGGGCGGGGCGGCCGCGGGCGTCGTGTCCGGGGGCGAGCCGTTCGCCGCCGACGCGGTCGTCTCGGGCTGCGACTACAAGAAGACGTTCCTGAACCTCCTCGACGACCCGTCGATCGTGCCGGAGGCCGGGCTGCGGAAGATCCGCGAGGCCGCCGTATCCGAGGGCATCTTCACCGTCTACCTCGGGCTGCGGATGAGCGGGGCCGAGCTGATGTCGAAGATGAAGAGCCATTCGGCCGCGTTCATGCCGCTCGACCGAGACGTGGACCCGGAGGACGCGAAGGCCGCGGACCATTTCGACAAGGACGGCTTCTCGCTCTACTCGCCGTCGCTCGTCAACCCGGAGCTGGCCCCCGAGGGCCGGTCGTCGCTCATGATCCAGTCGGCCTGTCCCGGGCACTGGCAGGACGACTGGCGCCGCGACGACCCCGAGGCCTACCGGGCGCTGAAGGCTCGGGTCAGGGACCGGCTCGTGGCCCGGGCCGAGACGATCGTCCCCGGCCTCGGCGCGGCCGTCGAGTTCGCGGACGCGGCGACGCCGCTCACGTACGAGTGCTACACCGGCAATACCGACGGCGCGACGTCCGGCTGGTCGTGGAATCCCAAAAAGCCCTTCTACAAGGGCGGAGCGTTCGCGGCCACGGTGACGACGCCGGTCAGGAATCTCTGGATCGGCTCGAGCTGGGCGGGGCAGATCGGCGGAGTCCCGAACGCGATCAACGCCGCGTACCTGGCCGCGAGGAAGATCGGGCGCTGA
- a CDS encoding FAD-binding oxidoreductase, producing the protein MKNVIIIGGGVTGVLSAWELARAGHAVTLVEARALGNGSSSRSAAAIRAQFDVPSTVRGLVYAERFFRDWTRTFPQSQPCFKENGYLFLYNYAADPEAIRRTVEIQRAAGLAEVEFLDKAGVDERWPYLDTTGVASASWCPRDGFLFPAIIYQDGAEAARALGAAIVQNDPVVGAETSGGRAAAVRLASGRRIEGDVFVNATGFLANATSKLFGGRELPIKVERRYLYFLAGLKADSDWGLGLEEFPRLPMIVTPTGAYCRPDNAQLMIGWLQFARPAAATLDNQDEIEPGFGPGLGEYGPAVRKEIAQVLPSVEDMGKIAAATSGFYDTTPDHNPLFGYDGRVENLVHAAGMSGHGVMHAPFSALIVAELVGRGRDAASLDLPSGLGPVDLGLFALERSFDRAEGMVI; encoded by the coding sequence ATGAAGAACGTTATCATCATCGGCGGCGGCGTCACGGGCGTGCTTTCCGCCTGGGAGCTGGCCCGCGCCGGCCACGCCGTCACCCTGGTCGAGGCCCGGGCCCTGGGCAACGGGTCGAGCTCCCGGTCGGCGGCCGCCATCCGGGCCCAGTTCGACGTGCCCTCGACGGTCCGCGGCCTCGTCTATGCCGAGCGCTTCTTCAGGGATTGGACCCGGACCTTCCCGCAGAGCCAGCCCTGCTTCAAGGAGAACGGCTACCTCTTTCTCTATAACTACGCCGCGGATCCCGAGGCCATCCGCAGGACGGTGGAGATCCAGCGCGCCGCCGGACTGGCCGAGGTCGAGTTCCTCGACAAGGCCGGCGTCGACGAGCGCTGGCCCTACCTGGACACGACCGGCGTCGCCTCGGCCAGCTGGTGCCCGCGCGACGGCTTCCTCTTCCCGGCCATCATCTACCAGGATGGGGCCGAGGCCGCCCGGGCCCTCGGCGCGGCCATCGTCCAGAACGACCCCGTCGTCGGCGCGGAGACATCCGGCGGGCGCGCCGCGGCCGTGCGGCTCGCCTCCGGCCGGCGGATCGAGGGGGACGTCTTCGTCAACGCCACCGGCTTCCTGGCCAACGCGACCTCGAAGCTCTTCGGCGGGCGGGAGCTGCCGATCAAGGTCGAGCGCCGCTATCTCTACTTCCTGGCCGGGCTCAAGGCCGACAGCGACTGGGGCCTCGGCCTCGAGGAGTTCCCCCGCCTGCCCATGATCGTCACCCCCACGGGCGCCTACTGCCGGCCCGATAACGCCCAGCTCATGATCGGCTGGCTGCAGTTCGCCCGGCCCGCCGCCGCCACGCTGGACAACCAGGACGAGATCGAGCCCGGTTTCGGCCCCGGCCTGGGCGAGTACGGGCCGGCGGTGCGCAAGGAGATCGCCCAGGTCCTGCCCTCGGTCGAGGACATGGGCAAGATCGCCGCGGCCACCTCTGGCTTCTACGACACGACGCCCGACCACAATCCCCTCTTCGGCTACGACGGGAGGGTCGAGAACCTCGTCCACGCCGCCGGGATGAGCGGCCACGGCGTCATGCACGCGCCGTTCTCGGCGCTGATCGTGGCCGAGCTCGTCGGCCGCGGCCGGGACGCGGCCTCGCTCGACCTGCCGTCCGGCCTCGGTCCCGTCGACCTGGGCCTCTTCGCTCTGGAGCGGTCCTTCGACCGGGCCGAGGGCATGGTCATCTGA